One Oncorhynchus clarkii lewisi isolate Uvic-CL-2024 chromosome 31, UVic_Ocla_1.0, whole genome shotgun sequence DNA segment encodes these proteins:
- the LOC139390724 gene encoding glutamine amidotransferase-like class 1 domain-containing protein 3, mitochondrial, protein MVKCVAVILSGCGVYDGTEIHEASAVLVHLSRAGAKVQMFAPNVDQMHVVNHCEGKPTAEKRNVLEESARIARGDVSDLAKLEITAFDALVIPGGFGVAKNLSDWAVKGKEFTVQPQVEKLIKGFHAAGKPLAMCCISPVLAAKALPGCEITVGQDKECERWPHAQTATSIKELGCKHVNKKVGEVHIDVKNKLVTSSAFMCNAPIHEVFDGVGVMVTELLKLA, encoded by the exons ATGGTGAAGTGTGTAGCCGTAATTCTGTCAGGGTGTGGAGTCTATGATGGGACTGAGATCCACGAGGCGTCAGCTGTACTGGTCCACCTCAGCAGGGCCGGAGCTAAG GTCCAGATGTTTGCCCCCAACGTGGACCAAATGCATGTAGTGAACCACTGTGAGGGGAAACCCACGGCTGAGAAACGCAACGTCCTGGAGGAGAGTGCTCGAATCGCCCGCGGCGATGTGTCTGACCTTGCCAAGCTAGAGATCACCGCCTTCGACGCCCTCGTTATCCCAG GTGGTTTTGGCGTGGCTAAAAAtctgtctgactgggctgtgaagggGAAGGAGTTCACGGTTCAACCCCAAGTAGAGAAGCTGATTAAGGGGTTCCACGCTGCAGGCAAGCCCCTGGCTATGTGCTGCATCTCCCCTGTCCTAGCTGCTAAGGCCCTGCCGGGGTGTGAGATCACCGTGGGACAGGACAAGGAGTGTGAGAG ATGGCCCCATGCCCAGACGGCAACTTCCATTAAGGAGCTGGGCTGTAAACACGTGAATAAGAAAGTGGGGGAGGTCCACATCGATGTGAAGAACAAGCTGGTCACCTCCTCCGCCTTCATGTGTAACGCTCCCATACATGAGGTGTTTGACGGGGTGGGCGTCATGGTTACAGAACTGCTCAAACTGGCCTAG